The Paenalcaligenes faecalis genome has a window encoding:
- the pgi gene encoding glucose-6-phosphate isomerase, translating into MPLLPLTQLPAWPAFEQAVLHARPDLNQLRLIEAAGLSLDFSGQRHSNDYQSAAEQLLAQRNFAEQRQVLLSGGIANPTENRAAWHNLLRTPAATAEVIHERERLNAFIRDADLGRRWRHIVHIGIGGSDWGVRLSVGAFGYTKLWRNVRFVANIDGHAIEAGLADLNPHDTLIVVASKSFTTAETLQNGQRALEWLQAAGVKKPFEQLVAITARPDRAAKWGIAQNHIFKLWDWVGGRFSLWSSVGLTTALSVSADVVAGMHSGAAAMDKHFETAPFDSNAPIQMALHGIANRSILGIGSLNIAPYDSRLAYLVPYIQQLEMESLGKSVDVTGNPVPVPTGPVVWGMPGTDAQHTFFQWLHQGSDGAAVDFIMCQQADHRWHNHHQSLIANCLAQREAMLRGKSIDQAYEECISQGHDPEESKWLAKHRTHQGGRPNTLIVLPRLSPYHLGALLALYEHKVFVQGVIWGINPFDQWGVEYGKNLASDIINELNNQPCAKQHDTSTSYWINLLKAN; encoded by the coding sequence ATGCCCCTCTTACCATTAACCCAACTTCCAGCATGGCCTGCTTTTGAGCAGGCCGTATTACATGCTCGACCTGATTTAAACCAGCTACGCCTTATCGAGGCAGCCGGTTTATCTTTAGACTTTAGCGGGCAACGGCATAGCAACGACTATCAATCAGCCGCCGAACAGCTCTTAGCACAACGTAATTTCGCCGAGCAACGCCAAGTACTCCTTAGCGGTGGGATTGCTAATCCCACCGAGAACCGAGCCGCTTGGCATAATCTCTTGCGTACTCCTGCTGCTACGGCTGAGGTCATTCACGAACGAGAGCGTCTAAATGCCTTTATTCGTGATGCCGATTTAGGTAGACGCTGGCGACATATAGTGCATATAGGGATAGGAGGTAGTGACTGGGGCGTGCGACTCAGTGTAGGTGCTTTTGGTTATACAAAATTGTGGCGTAATGTACGCTTTGTGGCCAATATTGATGGTCACGCCATCGAGGCCGGTCTAGCCGACCTAAACCCCCATGACACCCTAATCGTGGTCGCCTCTAAATCCTTTACTACTGCTGAAACCTTACAAAATGGTCAACGCGCTTTAGAGTGGCTACAAGCTGCTGGCGTAAAAAAACCCTTTGAGCAACTGGTTGCTATCACAGCTCGCCCTGACCGAGCCGCCAAATGGGGCATCGCCCAAAACCACATATTCAAACTTTGGGATTGGGTAGGTGGGCGCTTCTCTCTCTGGTCTAGTGTCGGATTAACCACAGCCCTTAGTGTCAGCGCTGACGTAGTCGCAGGCATGCACTCCGGTGCTGCGGCTATGGACAAACACTTTGAAACCGCACCTTTTGATTCCAATGCGCCTATTCAAATGGCACTACACGGTATAGCGAACCGTAGTATTTTAGGAATTGGCTCGTTAAATATCGCCCCTTATGACTCTCGCCTCGCCTACTTGGTTCCATATATTCAACAACTAGAAATGGAATCTCTAGGTAAATCGGTAGATGTGACAGGTAACCCAGTACCAGTACCTACAGGCCCCGTCGTCTGGGGCATGCCAGGGACAGATGCGCAGCATACGTTTTTCCAATGGCTACACCAAGGCAGTGATGGTGCTGCAGTTGACTTCATCATGTGTCAACAAGCCGACCACCGTTGGCACAATCATCACCAAAGCCTCATTGCAAACTGCTTAGCACAACGCGAAGCCATGTTACGTGGCAAAAGTATAGATCAAGCCTACGAAGAATGTATCTCACAGGGCCATGACCCAGAAGAGTCCAAATGGTTAGCCAAACATCGGACCCATCAGGGCGGTCGACCCAATACCCTGATTGTTTTACCGCGCTTATCCCCCTACCATTTGGGGGCTTTGCTGGCCTTATACGAACATAAAGTCTTTGTTCAAGGTGTAATTTGGGGTATTAATCCCTTTGATCAATGGGGCGTAGAGTACGGTAAAAACTTAGCCTCTGACATCATTAATGAGCTTAATAATCAACCCTGTGCTAAACAACACGACACTTCGACTAGTTACTGGATAAATCTACTCAAGGCAAACTAA
- the acnA gene encoding aconitate hydratase AcnA, translating into MSHPNSFMSRQPLSVGAQTYQIFQLSALQNQGMDVNRLPYGLKILLENLLRTEDGVNVTADDIRFLANWDPNAAPDHEIAFSPARVVLQDFTGVPAVVDLAAMREAMARLGGNPQRINPLVPVELVIDHSVIVDDFAHNQSFQRNVEIEYQRNVERYQFLRWGQDAFDNFKVVPPGTGIVHQVNLEHLSRVVFTNDENGVVSAYPDTCVGTDSHTPMVNGLGVVAWGVGGIEAEAAMLGQPISMLIPRVVGFKLSGTLPDAVTATDLVLTITEMLRTHGVVGKFVEFYGPGVSAVPLANRATIGNMSPEYGSTVSMFPIDEETTRYMRLTGRSEEQIALVEAYAKAQGLWHDPDHEPVYSERLELDLSTIVPSIAGPKRPQDRVPLSSAQSAFRKELSEMQGSQKQVDYDESLKESFPASDVPTQEEPVKTTHVAQVSTAEAQYELGDGAVVIAAITSCTNTSNPSVMIAAALVAKKAHEKGLTRKPWVKTSLAPGSRVVTDYYNRAGLTPYLDALGFNLVGYGCTTCIGNSGPLIPEVAAAVDDKDLTVVSVLSGNRNFEGRIHPQVKMNYLMSPPLVVAYAIAGTMDIDLQNDALATDQNGHPVYLADLWPTTAEIQSVIELAITDDMYSRGYQDVFAGDERWQQLPTPKSEQFDWDMQSTYVRHPPYFENMPAQPVPVQDIHGARVLAKLGDSVTTDHISPAGAIAKMTPAALYLGQHGIDPADFNSYGSRRGNHEVMIRGTFANVRLRNQLAPGTEGGYTRDFTQAGAPISTIYDASRHYIEQNTPLVILAGKEYGSGSSRDWAAKGTVLLGVRAVIAESYERIHRSNLLGMGVLPLQFPDGQNATTLDLLGDEVFEITGITELNQGLIPKTVQVKAGDICFEAIVRIDTPSEAEYYRHGGIMQYVLRGLMA; encoded by the coding sequence ATGTCACACCCAAACAGCTTTATGTCTCGCCAACCCCTCTCTGTGGGCGCGCAGACCTATCAGATTTTTCAGCTTTCTGCACTTCAAAATCAGGGCATGGATGTAAATCGCCTGCCTTATGGTTTAAAAATTCTCCTAGAAAACTTACTTCGCACCGAAGACGGTGTGAACGTGACGGCAGATGATATTCGATTCTTAGCTAACTGGGACCCGAATGCGGCTCCCGATCATGAGATAGCATTTAGTCCGGCGCGTGTGGTCTTACAAGACTTCACAGGGGTTCCCGCGGTAGTGGATCTAGCCGCTATGCGTGAGGCGATGGCTCGTTTAGGGGGGAACCCTCAGCGTATCAATCCATTAGTACCGGTTGAACTCGTGATCGACCACTCTGTCATTGTGGATGATTTTGCTCATAATCAATCCTTCCAGCGTAACGTAGAGATTGAATATCAACGTAACGTAGAACGGTATCAATTCTTACGTTGGGGGCAGGATGCTTTTGATAATTTTAAAGTGGTGCCTCCAGGTACGGGTATTGTGCATCAGGTAAACCTTGAGCATTTATCTCGGGTAGTTTTTACTAACGATGAGAATGGCGTCGTTTCGGCGTATCCAGATACCTGTGTGGGAACAGATTCGCATACACCAATGGTGAATGGGTTAGGTGTGGTGGCATGGGGAGTCGGGGGCATTGAGGCCGAGGCAGCGATGTTAGGGCAGCCCATTTCTATGTTGATTCCTCGGGTAGTTGGGTTCAAACTTAGTGGCACCTTACCTGATGCAGTCACAGCTACCGACCTTGTGTTAACCATCACAGAAATGCTACGGACTCATGGGGTGGTAGGTAAATTTGTCGAATTTTATGGACCAGGAGTAAGCGCAGTGCCATTGGCTAATCGCGCAACCATAGGCAATATGAGCCCAGAATATGGTTCTACGGTATCCATGTTCCCCATTGATGAGGAAACCACTCGTTATATGCGATTAACGGGGCGTTCCGAAGAGCAAATTGCCTTGGTCGAGGCTTACGCAAAGGCACAAGGACTCTGGCATGACCCAGATCATGAGCCGGTTTACTCAGAGCGTTTAGAGTTGGACTTGTCTACGATTGTGCCTTCTATTGCAGGGCCCAAACGTCCACAGGATCGTGTGCCACTTAGTTCAGCACAGTCTGCATTTCGTAAAGAACTATCCGAAATGCAAGGCTCACAAAAACAGGTCGATTATGATGAGTCACTGAAAGAGTCATTCCCTGCCTCGGATGTACCAACCCAAGAAGAACCCGTAAAAACCACGCATGTTGCACAGGTAAGCACTGCTGAGGCCCAATATGAACTAGGCGACGGTGCTGTGGTGATTGCCGCCATTACCTCGTGTACTAATACCTCTAATCCTAGTGTGATGATTGCTGCGGCATTAGTTGCTAAAAAAGCCCACGAGAAAGGCTTAACCAGAAAGCCTTGGGTGAAAACTAGCCTAGCCCCAGGGTCTAGAGTTGTGACTGATTATTACAATCGGGCTGGGTTAACGCCTTATCTAGATGCCTTAGGTTTTAATTTAGTTGGTTATGGTTGTACTACGTGTATAGGGAACTCGGGGCCATTAATTCCTGAGGTCGCTGCAGCAGTGGACGATAAGGATTTAACGGTAGTGTCTGTTTTATCCGGAAACCGAAACTTTGAGGGCCGTATTCATCCCCAAGTTAAAATGAATTACTTGATGTCTCCCCCTTTGGTCGTGGCGTATGCGATTGCAGGGACGATGGATATTGACCTACAAAATGACGCCTTAGCAACCGATCAAAACGGTCATCCAGTGTATTTGGCGGATCTTTGGCCTACCACCGCCGAGATTCAATCAGTGATTGAGTTAGCGATTACTGATGATATGTATAGTCGTGGCTATCAAGACGTTTTTGCCGGGGATGAGCGTTGGCAACAGCTACCGACTCCGAAAAGCGAGCAGTTTGATTGGGATATGCAGTCAACCTATGTACGCCACCCGCCTTATTTTGAAAATATGCCTGCGCAGCCTGTGCCCGTCCAAGATATTCATGGGGCGAGAGTGTTGGCAAAACTAGGTGATTCCGTCACGACAGACCACATTAGTCCAGCAGGGGCCATTGCAAAAATGACGCCTGCAGCCTTGTATCTAGGCCAACATGGGATTGATCCTGCGGACTTCAACTCGTATGGGTCACGACGTGGTAACCATGAGGTGATGATTCGCGGTACCTTTGCGAATGTGCGTTTGAGAAATCAATTAGCACCTGGCACAGAGGGTGGATATACCCGTGATTTTACCCAAGCCGGGGCACCTATTTCGACGATTTATGATGCTTCTCGTCATTACATTGAACAAAACACGCCATTGGTGATTTTGGCAGGTAAAGAATATGGTTCGGGATCTTCTCGGGATTGGGCGGCTAAAGGCACGGTATTGTTGGGGGTACGTGCTGTCATTGCTGAATCTTACGAGCGTATTCATCGGTCTAATTTATTAGGAATGGGTGTGTTGCCTTTGCAGTTTCCTGATGGGCAAAATGCCACAACTCTTGATTTGCTTGGTGATGAGGTATTTGAAATTACGGGAATTACCGAATTAAATCAGGGGCTGATTCCTAAAACAGTACAAGTGAAAGCCGGAGATATTTGTTTTGAGGCCATTGTACGTATTGATACCCCTTCAGAGGCGGAGTATTACCGTCATGGTGGGATTATGCAATATGTATTGCGGGGCTTGATGGCGTAA
- a CDS encoding YncE family protein, producing MVDKKNNRLFAPGIWINDSALYVMRTDTLTVETVIPDFGFGASGVTLDEARGKLYVSNMQGQLYTIDTQTLSVDSVVEVQADQLLNLAFDKRTNRILAVDQGAENVNQVREKLAKLPYQQRGKGNRVVVINPEDGRIEKSIPTDTGPVNLALDEKNNRLVVTNRGSGTVTIYDRNNDDRLLQTIALPAHPNTPKIDNQLGTIFVTVKNSDTAPKGSNESVARILVP from the coding sequence GTGGTCGATAAAAAAAATAATCGCTTGTTTGCGCCAGGTATTTGGATTAACGACAGTGCTTTGTATGTGATGCGAACAGACACATTAACTGTGGAGACGGTGATTCCTGACTTTGGTTTTGGGGCTTCTGGTGTGACCTTGGATGAGGCGAGGGGCAAGCTGTATGTCTCTAATATGCAAGGACAGCTCTATACCATTGATACACAGACCTTGTCGGTGGACTCCGTGGTAGAGGTGCAGGCCGATCAATTGCTTAATCTTGCCTTTGATAAACGCACTAATCGTATTTTAGCGGTGGATCAAGGCGCAGAAAACGTGAATCAGGTACGCGAAAAATTAGCTAAATTACCGTATCAACAACGTGGTAAAGGGAATCGTGTGGTGGTGATTAACCCCGAAGATGGACGTATAGAGAAAAGTATTCCTACGGATACAGGCCCAGTCAATTTAGCGTTAGATGAAAAAAATAATCGCCTGGTGGTCACGAATAGAGGTTCAGGAACAGTGACGATTTATGATCGAAATAATGACGATCGATTATTGCAAACAATCGCCCTACCAGCGCATCCGAATACGCCTAAGATTGATAATCAACTAGGAACTATATTTGTCACTGTGAAAAACAGTGATACGGCACCTAAAGGGAGTAATGAAAGTGTGGCACGTATTCTTGTACCTTGA
- a CDS encoding Crp/Fnr family transcriptional regulator, whose amino-acid sequence MNHNNSTSHFEKATDTTVALHSLCVSRVPIFNHLPYEELTVIAEKANMRTYESGQFIHRSGERSEQLFIVHKGRVKVYRLSKTGKEQLVRILLPGDFSGELALFSETKHDSYAEVTETSHICTISRSDVSQLLLQYPTISLHVLKEISKRLNMSESQTTAIATESINTRIAQYLADLVEKENAYTFSLPISRKDLASYLGTTPETLSRRFSEFEAAGWIEQTGQRQITVLNLDALLLA is encoded by the coding sequence ATGAATCATAACAACTCCACTTCTCATTTTGAAAAAGCGACAGATACTACTGTCGCTTTACATTCTTTATGCGTCTCACGGGTACCCATTTTTAATCATTTACCTTATGAAGAGCTAACGGTAATCGCCGAAAAAGCCAACATGCGTACTTATGAGAGCGGGCAATTCATACACCGCAGCGGCGAGCGCTCTGAGCAGTTATTTATTGTGCATAAGGGCAGAGTTAAAGTTTACCGTTTATCTAAAACCGGCAAAGAGCAATTAGTACGTATTTTGCTTCCGGGTGACTTTAGTGGTGAGCTGGCGTTATTTTCAGAAACCAAGCACGACTCCTATGCGGAAGTCACTGAAACCTCACACATTTGTACTATTAGTCGCTCTGATGTGAGCCAGCTTTTACTGCAATACCCAACCATTAGCTTGCACGTGTTGAAGGAAATCTCAAAACGCTTAAATATGAGTGAAAGCCAAACCACAGCTATTGCCACAGAGAGCATTAACACCCGCATTGCGCAATATTTGGCGGATTTGGTCGAGAAAGAGAACGCTTATACCTTTTCCCTGCCCATTTCCCGTAAAGATTTGGCTTCTTATCTAGGCACCACGCCCGAAACGCTGAGCCGCAGATTCAGTGAATTTGAAGCCGCGGGATGGATTGAGCAAACAGGACAGAGACAAATCACGGTTTTAAATTTAGATGCGTTGTTATTAGCCTAA
- a CDS encoding heavy metal translocating P-type ATPase codes for MSQIKNAYIASVTGALLLLALAFHFADLSALKDYSLIAGTLIAGYFIAIKAFQALRMKAFSIELLVTIAVIGALIIGEYVESAAVTFLFIFGAYLETRTLERTRSSLRDLIDMTPVEATVIRPEGNVKISADDLVKGDRVLIRSGERVAVDGTIVSGQALIVEAAITGESVPASKALNDQVYSGTIVDNGYIEVLADRVGDDTTFSKIIEMVEDAQETKTRAQKFLDKFANIYTPSIVVMSVLVYLFSKNVELALTFLVIACPGALVISVPVSMVAGIGNGARHGVLVKGGEIMENLSKINLIIFDKTGTLTQGKPTVTDIKSWGMNDDELLRLVAQAETVSEHHLGQTIVAEAKKRKLALNEKLENARIIKGNGMVATVAGDYWVIGNRKLMADQNIMIDEHIESYATQREKAGNTAIFAATNNKIVGIISIADQIKPEAKMALKQLRRDGVEKMIMLTGDNRHTAKLVGDELGLDAAHAELLPQDKVSWVNQFKKEGYRVAMVGDGINDAPALATADVGLAMGIGGADISMETADIVLMSDRLDQFAHAYSLAQATVRNMKQNTVIAVGTVIVLLVGVLLGKVFLASGMLIHELSVLVVILNAIRLVRYRSPQKKLPQSADSLKLNHHES; via the coding sequence ATGTCTCAAATCAAAAACGCTTATATTGCGAGCGTGACGGGTGCCCTGTTGCTGCTTGCTCTGGCCTTTCATTTTGCTGATCTCTCAGCGTTGAAAGATTATTCACTCATAGCGGGTACATTGATTGCGGGCTATTTTATCGCCATTAAAGCTTTTCAAGCCTTACGCATGAAAGCTTTCAGCATTGAGTTACTTGTAACTATCGCCGTCATTGGTGCTCTTATCATTGGTGAATATGTGGAGTCAGCGGCGGTGACTTTTCTATTCATCTTTGGTGCTTACCTTGAAACACGCACACTAGAGAGAACGCGATCCTCGTTGCGGGACCTGATTGATATGACACCTGTAGAGGCCACGGTGATACGGCCTGAGGGGAACGTTAAAATATCCGCCGATGACTTAGTCAAAGGCGACCGTGTATTAATACGCTCCGGTGAACGAGTGGCTGTGGATGGCACTATTGTTTCAGGTCAAGCTCTTATTGTTGAGGCGGCCATTACCGGTGAATCCGTACCGGCAAGTAAAGCCCTTAATGATCAAGTCTACAGTGGCACCATTGTGGATAATGGCTACATAGAAGTTTTAGCTGATCGTGTAGGCGATGACACTACTTTCTCTAAAATTATTGAGATGGTAGAAGACGCACAAGAAACAAAAACACGCGCCCAAAAGTTTTTAGATAAATTTGCCAATATCTATACGCCATCCATTGTGGTGATGTCTGTATTGGTTTATTTGTTTTCAAAAAACGTAGAACTCGCTCTTACCTTCCTAGTTATTGCTTGCCCAGGCGCTTTAGTGATCTCTGTGCCGGTATCTATGGTAGCCGGTATTGGTAACGGCGCGCGCCATGGTGTACTCGTTAAAGGGGGTGAGATTATGGAAAACTTATCAAAAATTAATCTAATTATTTTTGATAAAACAGGAACACTCACCCAAGGTAAGCCCACAGTTACCGATATCAAAAGCTGGGGAATGAACGATGATGAATTACTTCGTCTAGTAGCACAAGCTGAAACCGTTTCAGAACATCATTTGGGTCAAACCATCGTAGCAGAAGCCAAAAAAAGGAAATTAGCTCTCAATGAAAAGCTAGAAAATGCCCGCATCATCAAAGGTAACGGCATGGTGGCAACGGTAGCTGGTGATTATTGGGTCATTGGTAATCGTAAGCTCATGGCAGATCAAAATATCATGATTGATGAGCACATTGAATCCTATGCCACTCAACGTGAAAAAGCCGGTAATACCGCCATTTTTGCGGCCACCAATAACAAGATTGTCGGGATCATCTCCATTGCAGACCAGATCAAACCCGAAGCTAAAATGGCACTGAAGCAATTACGCCGTGATGGTGTAGAAAAAATGATTATGCTCACTGGTGATAACCGTCATACAGCTAAGCTGGTAGGCGATGAGCTGGGCCTAGATGCCGCACACGCTGAACTCTTGCCTCAAGATAAAGTAAGCTGGGTTAATCAGTTCAAGAAAGAAGGTTATAGGGTGGCCATGGTCGGTGATGGTATTAACGATGCTCCCGCCCTAGCTACCGCAGACGTTGGTTTAGCGATGGGAATTGGGGGAGCTGATATTTCTATGGAAACGGCGGATATTGTTCTTATGTCTGATCGTTTAGATCAATTTGCTCATGCTTACTCACTGGCTCAGGCTACTGTGCGCAACATGAAACAAAACACCGTGATAGCAGTAGGCACAGTCATCGTCCTTTTAGTTGGGGTACTATTAGGAAAAGTATTTTTAGCTTCAGGTATGCTCATTCATGAGCTTAGTGTTTTGGTTGTGATCCTGAATGCAATAAGGTTGGTGCGTTATCGTTCACCTCAGAAAAAACTCCCACAGAGCGCAGATTCATTAAAATTAAATCATCATGAATCATAA
- a CDS encoding heavy-metal-associated domain-containing protein, translating into MKKAVFTMEPFSCPSCIKKIESTLNKIEGLEEVKVMFNSGRVRVSFDSSQTSAEVIENNLTRLGYPVLSTKIS; encoded by the coding sequence ATGAAAAAAGCCGTTTTTACGATGGAACCCTTCAGCTGTCCTTCTTGCATCAAGAAAATTGAAAGTACCTTAAATAAAATAGAGGGTCTTGAAGAGGTTAAGGTCATGTTTAACTCAGGCCGGGTTCGAGTGAGTTTTGACAGTAGTCAAACCAGTGCAGAGGTAATAGAAAACAACCTAACTCGTCTTGGCTACCCCGTCTTATCAACCAAAATCTCATAA
- a CDS encoding thioesterase family protein: protein MSAYYQFIDKHTNEDGTVTAQYRSTIHAQGAWNPHEQHMAPASGIISAELEQFQPRPDMRIGRISFDIFGLIAAGEFSITTRVIRPGKTIELIESEMQANGKTCIVARAWRMCTQDSTEIAGLEDQPIHHPDTLPLWEGMLRWPGGYIQSIETKAEANHRAGKGIVWLNNPKDMIENQPTSDFVHLMGMVDTANGTVPRQESEFTWGFPNLDLQIHMHRQPAGSWLGLETVQQYGQDGIGLTSSILHDIYGPFGRAEQILTLRKVS, encoded by the coding sequence ATGAGTGCCTATTACCAATTCATAGACAAACACACCAATGAGGACGGTACTGTCACTGCGCAATACCGCTCTACTATTCATGCCCAAGGCGCATGGAACCCACACGAACAACACATGGCACCTGCCAGTGGCATCATTTCTGCTGAATTAGAACAGTTTCAACCACGCCCAGACATGCGCATAGGTCGGATTAGTTTTGATATTTTTGGTCTTATTGCTGCAGGTGAATTCTCTATCACTACACGCGTCATTCGTCCCGGAAAAACCATTGAACTTATTGAATCCGAAATGCAAGCGAATGGGAAAACCTGTATTGTGGCTCGTGCATGGCGTATGTGTACCCAAGACAGCACCGAAATCGCAGGCTTAGAAGATCAGCCCATCCACCACCCTGACACCCTGCCTCTCTGGGAGGGCATGTTACGTTGGCCAGGGGGTTATATCCAAAGCATAGAAACCAAGGCAGAGGCCAACCATCGCGCTGGTAAAGGGATTGTTTGGTTAAACAACCCAAAAGACATGATAGAAAATCAACCCACCAGTGACTTTGTACACCTGATGGGTATGGTAGATACCGCCAATGGCACTGTACCCCGTCAAGAAAGTGAGTTCACATGGGGCTTTCCTAATTTAGATCTGCAAATTCACATGCATCGACAACCTGCGGGCAGCTGGCTAGGATTAGAAACCGTACAACAATATGGCCAAGACGGCATAGGACTAACTAGCTCTATATTGCACGATATCTATGGTCCCTTTGGTCGCGCTGAGCAAATTCTAACTCTACGAAAAGTCAGCTAA
- the iscB gene encoding RNA-guided endonuclease IscB: MAVFVIDRRQAPLMPCSEKRARLLLARGRARVHRLIPFTIRLIDREVAQSELQPLELKIDPGSKTSGLALVRNNDTVNAETGKITATAHVLNLFELTHRGFQISKALTARSQMRRRRRSANLRYRAPRFLNRKNKGEGWLAPSLQHRIDTTLSWVARIRNVAPITHLAQELVRFDMQQLENPEIAGVEYQQGELAGYEVREYLLEKWGRQCAYCDVSEVPLQIEHIHPKARGGSNRVSNLTLACAPCNLKKAAQDITQFLAKDPKRLTKIQAQAKRPLRDAAAVNATRWKLLNALKGLGLPVRTGSGGLTKCNRSRLVIPKTHALDAVCVGEVDFVEHWQKPTLVIKATGRGSYQRTRLTRFGFPRGYLTRQKNIHGFQTGDRVKAIVTQGKKVGAYIGRVAVRASGSFNIQTAVGLVQGISHRYCTLIQRSDGYGYSTRIDSF; encoded by the coding sequence ATGGCTGTTTTTGTAATAGATAGACGCCAAGCGCCGTTGATGCCGTGCTCCGAGAAGCGAGCACGACTTTTATTGGCGCGAGGGCGAGCAAGGGTGCATCGATTGATCCCCTTTACGATTCGCTTGATTGACAGAGAGGTGGCGCAAAGCGAGCTTCAACCGTTAGAGCTTAAGATTGACCCTGGCAGTAAAACATCAGGGCTGGCGTTAGTTCGCAATAACGATACCGTTAACGCGGAAACGGGCAAGATAACAGCTACGGCGCACGTATTAAACCTGTTCGAGTTGACTCATCGTGGGTTTCAAATTAGTAAAGCTTTAACCGCGAGAAGCCAAATGCGGCGTCGCCGTCGTAGCGCCAACTTACGTTACCGTGCGCCTCGATTCCTTAATCGAAAAAACAAAGGCGAAGGGTGGCTCGCACCTAGCTTGCAGCATCGAATTGATACTACGTTATCGTGGGTTGCGCGAATACGAAACGTGGCACCAATTACGCACCTTGCACAAGAGCTGGTTCGATTTGATATGCAGCAGCTTGAAAACCCCGAGATAGCGGGCGTGGAGTACCAGCAAGGCGAATTAGCAGGCTATGAGGTGCGCGAGTATTTATTGGAAAAGTGGGGACGACAATGTGCCTATTGCGATGTATCAGAGGTGCCGCTGCAAATCGAACACATTCACCCCAAAGCGCGAGGCGGCTCGAACCGCGTCAGTAACTTAACGCTCGCGTGTGCACCCTGCAACCTAAAGAAAGCCGCGCAAGACATCACCCAATTCTTGGCCAAAGACCCCAAACGCTTAACCAAGATTCAAGCCCAAGCGAAACGCCCCTTACGCGATGCAGCTGCCGTTAACGCCACGCGATGGAAACTGCTTAACGCGCTCAAGGGATTAGGACTGCCCGTGCGCACCGGGTCTGGGGGCTTAACGAAGTGCAATCGCTCACGGCTCGTTATACCAAAGACACATGCCTTAGATGCAGTGTGCGTGGGCGAAGTGGATTTTGTAGAGCATTGGCAAAAACCGACGTTAGTGATTAAAGCCACCGGGCGTGGTAGTTACCAACGCACACGACTCACCCGCTTTGGCTTCCCGCGAGGCTATTTAACGCGGCAAAAAAATATCCACGGCTTTCAGACGGGTGATAGGGTAAAGGCGATAGTTACCCAAGGCAAGAAGGTTGGCGCGTATATTGGTCGCGTTGCCGTTAGGGCTTCAGGTAGTTTTAATATTCAAACCGCAGTGGGTTTGGTTCAAGGCATTAGCCACCGTTACTGCACCCTTATTCAACGTAGCGATGGCTACGGATACTCAACCCGAATAGATAGCTTCTAA
- a CDS encoding acyl-CoA thioesterase, producing MDLPYHQLTMTILMTPDTANFSGNVHGGNILKLLDQVAYACASRYANRYVVTLSVDQVTFKQPIHVGELVTFLASVNYTGSSSMEIGIKVVAEDIRSRVVRHVNSCFFTMVAVDDEYKSIKVPPLTPSTADEKRRFAAAEIRRELRKEMEQRQKEIHLNCARYPVIYGGEG from the coding sequence ATGGATTTACCTTACCATCAATTAACGATGACAATTTTGATGACGCCTGACACCGCTAATTTTTCAGGTAATGTGCATGGTGGCAACATTTTGAAGTTATTGGATCAGGTTGCCTATGCCTGTGCAAGCCGCTATGCCAATCGTTACGTCGTTACCTTAAGTGTAGATCAGGTTACGTTTAAACAACCTATTCATGTTGGTGAGTTAGTGACGTTTTTAGCGAGCGTTAATTACACAGGCTCATCCTCAATGGAAATAGGTATTAAGGTGGTTGCAGAAGACATTCGTAGTCGTGTTGTACGTCATGTAAATAGCTGCTTTTTTACTATGGTAGCGGTAGATGATGAGTACAAATCGATAAAAGTCCCGCCATTAACCCCCAGCACGGCTGATGAAAAACGTCGATTTGCGGCTGCAGAGATTCGTCGAGAGTTACGTAAAGAAATGGAGCAGCGCCAAAAAGAAATTCATCTAAATTGTGCGAGATACCCCGTCATTTATGGCGGGGAGGGATAG